In Shinella sp. XGS7, a single genomic region encodes these proteins:
- a CDS encoding ATP-binding protein produces the protein MSPGHPRAARSLLGRMLKGFAALLLLAWSLLIAREVYDVKLAQQRYARAENEQLARGLLLLLDALKDQPPARLAQALADQEQLRQDYWRAKGYEAPWSLMQIWLDGRPLQTAPPEAPDAREWNQVRLASADGRLTIRRWQEVPGYWHFSNTGLAYYTRPLLLCLPLLLLPAWLVLRRGLRPLRQIGQQIEGRDARDLRPLPDTPYRELAPVVEAVNRLMARLSQRLGREREFLVDAAHELKTPLAVIEANADRLLRAAPQAAAASAREGLHEGVQRIAHTVHQLLSLMRSDAESATHGEDQSRRDLAALLGDRLALLAPLAHRRGIELELQAPDQAWLPLAREGMATLLDNLIDNAIKYAASQVLVRLEGSETVGWRLVVSDDGPGIPPELHAKVFERFYRQPGQDQPGSGLGLAIVEQVALRHQARIRLGPGLRGQGLALSLSFAPAAGRSSAQLQHQAVPVGEPQALA, from the coding sequence ATGAGCCCGGGGCATCCGAGGGCGGCCCGCAGCCTGCTGGGCCGCATGCTCAAGGGCTTCGCGGCCCTGCTGCTGCTGGCCTGGAGCCTGCTGATCGCGCGCGAGGTCTACGACGTCAAGCTGGCCCAGCAGCGCTATGCCCGGGCCGAGAACGAACAGCTGGCCCGCGGCCTGCTGCTGCTGCTGGATGCGCTCAAGGACCAGCCCCCCGCACGCCTGGCCCAGGCCCTGGCCGACCAGGAGCAGCTGCGCCAGGACTACTGGCGGGCCAAGGGCTATGAGGCGCCCTGGTCCCTGATGCAGATCTGGCTGGACGGCCGCCCGCTGCAGACCGCCCCACCCGAGGCGCCCGACGCGCGGGAGTGGAACCAGGTCCGGCTCGCCAGCGCCGATGGCCGGCTCACGATACGGCGCTGGCAGGAGGTGCCGGGCTACTGGCACTTCAGCAATACCGGTCTGGCCTACTACACCCGCCCCCTGCTGCTGTGCCTGCCCCTGCTGCTGCTGCCGGCCTGGCTGGTGCTGCGCCGCGGCCTGCGGCCGCTGCGCCAGATCGGTCAACAGATCGAGGGCCGCGACGCCCGTGATCTGCGTCCCCTGCCCGACACGCCCTATCGCGAGCTCGCGCCCGTGGTGGAGGCCGTGAACCGCCTGATGGCCCGGCTCTCGCAGCGCCTGGGCCGCGAGCGCGAGTTCCTGGTGGACGCGGCCCATGAGCTCAAGACTCCCCTGGCCGTGATCGAGGCCAATGCCGACCGCCTGCTGCGCGCCGCGCCCCAGGCGGCGGCCGCCAGCGCCCGCGAGGGCCTGCACGAGGGCGTGCAGCGCATCGCCCACACCGTGCACCAGCTGCTGTCCCTGATGCGCTCGGACGCCGAATCCGCCACCCATGGCGAGGATCAGAGCCGGCGCGATCTGGCCGCCCTGCTGGGCGATCGCCTGGCCCTGCTGGCGCCGCTGGCGCACCGCCGCGGCATCGAGCTGGAGCTGCAGGCACCGGACCAGGCCTGGCTGCCCTTGGCCCGCGAGGGCATGGCCACCCTGCTGGACAACCTGATCGACAACGCCATCAAGTACGCCGCCAGCCAGGTCCTGGTGCGGCTGGAAGGCAGCGAGACCGTGGGCTGGCGCCTGGTGGTCAGCGATGACGGCCCGGGCATCCCGCCCGAGCTGCACGCCAAGGTCTTCGAGCGCTTCTACCGCCAGCCCGGTCAGGACCAGCCCGGCAGCGGCCTGGGCCTGGCCATCGTGGAACAGGTGGCGCTGCGCCATCAGGCCCGCATCCGCCTGGGCCCCGGCCTGCGGGGTCAAGGCCTGGCCCTCAGCCTGAGTTTTGCGCCGGCCGCGGGCCGCTCATCAGCTCAGCTCCAACACCAGGCCGTCCCGGTTGGCGAGCCGCAGGCTCTGGCTTAG
- a CDS encoding response regulator transcription factor, which yields MRICLLEDDLALGRALQAALQESGHEVLWVRLAADARHWVRDEPFDALVLDLGLPDGDGLDLLRRLRAEGDQLPILVITARDGVEDRLSGLDLGADDYLVKPFVIPELLARLRAVTRRMGRLGEGEASKRWTFQDLVMDEGRMALTRSGETVNLSRTEFLLLQILMRHPERVLTRRELESRVLPHSEGAALDVHISNLRRKLGEGYVRTVRGIGFVMDASGA from the coding sequence ATGAGGATCTGTTTGCTCGAGGACGATCTGGCGCTGGGGCGGGCGCTGCAGGCCGCGCTGCAGGAATCCGGTCACGAGGTGCTGTGGGTGAGGCTGGCGGCCGATGCCCGGCACTGGGTGCGCGATGAACCCTTCGACGCCCTGGTGCTGGACCTGGGCCTGCCCGATGGTGATGGCCTGGACCTGCTGCGGCGCCTGCGCGCCGAGGGCGACCAGCTCCCCATCCTGGTGATCACCGCGCGCGACGGCGTGGAAGACAGGCTCAGCGGCCTGGACCTGGGCGCCGACGACTACCTGGTCAAGCCCTTTGTGATTCCCGAGCTGCTGGCGCGGCTGCGCGCCGTGACGCGCCGCATGGGCCGCCTGGGCGAGGGCGAGGCCAGCAAGCGCTGGACCTTCCAGGACCTGGTGATGGACGAGGGCCGCATGGCGCTGACCCGTTCCGGCGAGACCGTGAATCTCTCGCGCACCGAATTCCTGCTGCTGCAGATCCTGATGCGCCACCCGGAGCGCGTGCTCACCCGGCGCGAACTGGAGTCACGCGTGCTGCCGCACAGCGAGGGCGCAGCCCTGGACGTGCACATCTCGAATCTGCGCCGCAAGCTGGGCGAGGGCTATGTGCGCACCGTGCGCGGCATCGGCTTCGTGATGGACGCCAGCGGCGCATGA
- a CDS encoding GntR family transcriptional regulator: MSYRLEVHGGVAVEAPLYLRLMQQLLDEVRQGRWPTGLPSERKLSRRLAVSRNTARRALDLLCQRGMLERRRGSGTYLRQTPPPEFAPPPPSTRLALPTGALAPERHWLAREVAPASPEELFALGLSPQARVARLQWREHSAAEGWLALESRCLALAHLPRPQDFEGCFEAWLQGRGLSPSRELQRLQACNATPEQARLLGLPPGEALLLVQRQSYGSQGQALVLSQSLRLANRDGLVLELS; encoded by the coding sequence ATGTCGTACCGTCTTGAAGTTCATGGCGGCGTGGCCGTCGAGGCCCCGCTCTATCTGCGCCTGATGCAGCAGCTGCTGGACGAGGTCCGGCAGGGCCGCTGGCCCACGGGCCTGCCCTCGGAGCGCAAGCTCTCGCGGCGTCTGGCGGTCTCGCGCAATACCGCGCGGCGTGCCCTCGATCTGCTGTGCCAGCGCGGCATGCTGGAGCGGCGCCGGGGCTCGGGCACCTATCTGCGGCAGACCCCGCCGCCGGAGTTTGCTCCGCCGCCGCCGTCCACGCGCCTGGCCCTGCCGACCGGCGCTCTGGCCCCCGAGCGGCATTGGCTGGCGCGCGAAGTGGCGCCGGCCAGCCCGGAGGAGCTCTTCGCCCTGGGCCTGTCGCCCCAGGCGCGGGTGGCGCGCCTGCAGTGGCGCGAGCACAGCGCAGCCGAGGGCTGGCTGGCGCTGGAGAGCCGCTGCCTGGCACTCGCGCATCTGCCGCGCCCGCAGGACTTCGAGGGCTGCTTCGAGGCCTGGCTGCAGGGCCGCGGCCTGAGCCCCAGCCGCGAGCTGCAGCGTCTGCAGGCCTGCAATGCCACGCCCGAGCAGGCGCGCCTGCTCGGGCTGCCGCCGGGCGAGGCCCTGCTGCTGGTGCAGCGCCAGAGCTATGGGTCTCAGGGCCAGGCCCTGGTGCTAAGCCAGAGCCTGCGGCTCGCCAACCGGGACGGCCTGGTGTTGGAGCTGAGCTGA